Genomic segment of Oncorhynchus kisutch isolate 150728-3 unplaced genomic scaffold, Okis_V2 scaffold1362, whole genome shotgun sequence:
ccctctctctaacccctccctccctctaacccctccctccctctaacccctccctccctctaacccctaccctccctctctctaacccccctccctctaacccctccctctctctaacccctccctctctctaacccctccctctctcactccctccttcttCTCAACGTTGCatgcagttctctctctctcttcctctaacccctccctccctccctccctccctccctccctccctcctccctccctccctctaaccctccctccctctaacccctccctctctctaacccctccctctctcactctctccttcttctcaaCGTTGCATgcagttctctctccctccttccttccatccctctaacCCCAGCCCTCTGGCAGAACCAGAAAGTCCACACCCCCCACAAACTCTCTTCTGTGGAAACGAAACTGATCTGAGTCTCTGTgtcgtctgtctgtgtgacagtgAACAACCGTCCAAATGGCTCAACAGGGAGATCTGCTGGACCAGGACCAgttctgttgttctgtctgtctggatctaCTGAAGGAGCCGGTCACTACTATCTGTGGACACAATTACTGTAGAATCTGTATTGAGGGCTGCTGGGATCAGGATGATCTGAAAGGGGTCTATAGCTGTCCTCAGTGCAGAGAGACCTTCACTCCAAGGCCTAATCTGAGGAAAAATAACATGTTGGCTGAGCTGGTGGAGAAACAGAAGAAGACAGGACTCCAGGCTGCTCCCCCTCCTGCTCTGTGCTATGCTGGACCTGGAGATGTGGCGTGTGATTTCTGCACTGGGACCAGAAAGCAGAAAGCCCTCATGTCCTGTCTGGTGTGTCTGGCCTCTTACTGTGAGACTCACCTCCAATCTCACTATGAATCTCCTGCTTTGAAGAAGCACAAGCTGGTCAAAGCCACCGCACAACTACAGGAGAAGATCTGCTCTCATCATGACAAACTGCTGGAGGTTTACTGTTGTACCGATCAGCAGTGTATCtgttatcagtgtgtgatggatgaACATAAAGGCCATGATACAGTGTCAGCTGCAGCAGAGAGGACTGAGAAACAGGTAAGACCAGAACAACTTGTTGGTGACTGTCTGATAAACAAAGAATTAAATAATTATTAATAATTAATGGATCCACAAATATGAACACAAACCTTGAGTATATTGAGTTTACTACAAATGTATCACCATTTTCTAAAGTCAAACACTATTATCATTCTGAATGGCCTTTTATGAGTCCAAAGTTCAGTCTCAACCCCTTGATACATGTAGGCCTACCATAAAAACTATAATCATTCACATAGCAACATAATATAATATTGTAAAGGGACTTCCTCAGGATTGTAGACCTTCCTCTCTATGGGTCCTATGTCACATTACTATACTATTGATCTACTGGACTAATAAAGCTTGATAGCTCATTGAAGAGTGATTCTCCACAGAGGCAGCTGGGGATGAGTCAGCAGAAGGTCCAGCAGAGattccaggagagagagaaggagctgaaGGAGCTCCAACAGGCTGTGGAGTCTCTCAAGGTGAGTATTGTTGACCAGAGGAGACACACCATTTCACTTCTCCCctccagtcagagagagagagagaggggcccctATCCAATCCCACTGACCCCACTGTTGGGAACAGGCTGTCTGGACCCCTTTCAGAGAATAGACTGGTTCATGTAACCGACTGGGCTACATCATCACATAACCATGAGTAACCATGACCAGTCAGAGAGAGAATGTATTAAAGCCAAAGCTAAAGCTTCCCTAAACAATTCAATATATCAGTCAATATATtttctctgtgatttattttctCTCCGTCAACCGTTCCATCACATCTTAACCGTCTTACCGGGCGGGCACTAGGACCCGGGGGAGGCTgctgctgcagaggctgctgcaCCGCTCGTGACTGTCAGTTCACCTTGTAGCTCATTGGTTAAGCTGTGGCTCGAGCCTGTTAACAGTTAACGGACAGGAAACGGCTCTGACAGGACACATTCATGTCGAGGCAGTGATGTGAATGTGTGGTAAgttacaatagagagagagagttttcacTACTATAGACTTTGGTCATAATCAAAGCTTTGTTCACCAATAGGTTTTTATGTGAGGTTGCCTGTAAGTTACAGTGTAACAGACGTTACTAACGGTAACGGTGTCTTTTAAATTCGACATAAGTTATGTGGCGATGATATCTAGTTAACGTTGTATTTAATGTAGTTTTACTATCTGTGCCAGGCTATAAATGACACAGATAATATCTAGTTAACGTTGTATTTAATGTAGTTTTACTATCTGTTCCAGGCTAGAAATGATCTAGAAAAAATCTTTGTTTATCTTTGTCAAACAGGCTGGACGTCCTCCCAAAGATATGCTTAAAGTTCTGAATGATGATATGAGATATATATTATataccaagaggtgttctgtacctgtctgtccaagtctctctctttctttctctctctgtctctctgtctgtcaattcaattcaattcaagggctttattgacatgggaaacatgtgttaacattgccaaagcaagtgaggtagataatatataaagtgaatatataaagtgaaaaacaacaaaaattaacagtaaacattacacatacagaagtttcaaaacatacattgggcaggaggttaggaagtgcagctcagtttccacctcattttgtgggcagtgagcacatagcctgtcttctcttgagagccatgtctgcctacggcggcctttctcaatagcaaggctatgctcactgagtctgtacatagtcaaagctttccttaattttgggtcagtcacagtggtcaggtattctgccgctgtgtactctctgtgtagggccaaatagcattctagtttgctctgtttttttgttaattctttccagtgtgttaagtaattatctttttgttttctcatgatttggttgggtctaattgtgctgctgtcctggggctctgaagggtgtgtttgtgtttgtgaacagagccccaggaccagcttgcttaggggactcttctccaggttcatctctctgtaggtgatggctttgttgtggaaggtttgggaatcgcttccttttaggtggctatagaatttaacagcttttttctgtctgtctgtctgtctgtctgtctgtctgtctgtctgtctgtctgtctgtctgtctctctccctctctctatgtccgc
This window contains:
- the LOC116366147 gene encoding E3 ubiquitin/ISG15 ligase TRIM25-like, with the translated sequence MAQQGDLLDQDQFCCSVCLDLLKEPVTTICGHNYCRICIEGCWDQDDLKGVYSCPQCRETFTPRPNLRKNNMLAELVEKQKKTGLQAAPPPALCYAGPGDVACDFCTGTRKQKALMSCLVCLASYCETHLQSHYESPALKKHKLVKATAQLQEKICSHHDKLLEVYCCTDQQCICYQCVMDEHKGHDTVSAAAERTEKQRQLGMSQQKVQQRFQEREKELKELQQAVESLKRSAQSAVEDSDQIFTELIRSIERRSSEVKELIRAQEKAQVSQAEGLLEQLKQEIAELRKRSTELEQLSHTEDHIHFIQIVHSFVEVTCGADV